In one Brevibacillus composti genomic region, the following are encoded:
- a CDS encoding diacylglycerol kinase family protein — translation MKEWRRLARSFSYALAGIAHTVKTERNMRIHLAAGLLALLAAWWLEISREDVLLVFFSIALVFSLELVNTAIEEAVDLASPEKHAKAKAAKDAAAGAVLVAAILSVIIGLVVFGPPLLQKLSALLPV, via the coding sequence TTGAAAGAATGGCGCCGCTTGGCCCGCAGCTTTTCGTATGCCCTCGCCGGCATTGCCCATACCGTAAAGACTGAGCGAAACATGCGCATCCATCTGGCCGCGGGGCTTCTGGCCCTGCTGGCGGCCTGGTGGCTGGAGATTTCCCGCGAAGATGTTTTGCTGGTCTTTTTTTCTATCGCCCTCGTCTTTTCCCTGGAGCTGGTCAATACCGCGATCGAGGAAGCGGTCGATCTGGCTTCGCCGGAAAAGCATGCGAAGGCAAAGGCGGCCAAGGACGCCGCCGCCGGCGCTGTTCTGGTAGCGGCCATCTTGTCCGTCATCATTGGACTCGTTGTATTCGGACCTCCTTTGCTGCAAAAACTGTCCGCATTGCTTCCCGTGTGA
- the ybeY gene encoding rRNA maturation RNase YbeY, translated as MEKLIIRCLHAAAEREEVSGEVVVTLVNNERIHELNRDYRGVDRPTDVLSFAMNEEGEGEMDIFVDEDELDQFPNMLGDIIISLPKAEEQAKDYGHSLERELGFLAVHGFLHLLGYDHGTEQEEKEMFSRQEEVLQQIGLTR; from the coding sequence ATGGAGAAATTGATCATCCGCTGCCTGCACGCCGCCGCCGAGCGGGAAGAGGTGAGCGGGGAGGTCGTGGTGACGCTGGTCAACAATGAGCGGATCCACGAGCTGAACCGCGACTACAGGGGTGTTGACCGCCCTACGGACGTCCTCTCGTTCGCCATGAACGAGGAGGGCGAAGGCGAAATGGACATCTTCGTCGATGAAGACGAGCTGGACCAGTTTCCCAACATGCTGGGCGACATCATCATTTCTCTTCCCAAAGCGGAGGAACAGGCCAAGGACTACGGCCATTCGCTGGAGAGAGAGCTCGGCTTTCTCGCCGTACACGGGTTTCTCCACCTGCTGGGCTATGACCATGGGACCGAGCAGGAGGAAAAAGAGATGTTTTCCCGTCAAGAAGAGGTCTTGCAGCAAATTGGCTTGACGAGGTAG